One stretch of Synechococcus sp. HK05 DNA includes these proteins:
- the rpaB gene encoding response regulator transcription factor RpaB, which produces MSQTSDGSRPEGLKILVADDEANIRRILETRLTMQGHEVLMASNGAEALELFRGSEPDLVVLDVMMPELDGFAVVERIRAQSEVPIILLTALGDVADRITGLQLGADDYMVKPFSPKELEARIRCVMRRASTSQAGGGSGGGSAANVVVVGDLSVDFNRRQAFRAEERIRLTGMEFNLLELLISRSGEPISRLDMLEKVWGYKPERSSDSRVVDVHISRLRAKLEHDPENPELILTARGMGYMFQRIAQAVKVG; this is translated from the coding sequence ATGAGTCAAACCAGTGATGGAAGCCGTCCCGAAGGGCTCAAGATCCTGGTTGCCGACGATGAGGCCAACATCCGCCGCATCCTCGAAACCCGCCTGACGATGCAGGGCCACGAGGTGCTGATGGCCAGCAATGGCGCCGAAGCGCTCGAGCTGTTCCGCGGCTCCGAGCCCGACCTGGTGGTGCTCGACGTGATGATGCCGGAACTGGACGGCTTCGCCGTGGTGGAGCGGATCCGGGCCCAATCGGAGGTGCCGATCATCCTGCTCACCGCCCTGGGCGATGTGGCCGATCGAATCACCGGGCTGCAGCTGGGCGCCGACGATTACATGGTGAAGCCCTTCAGCCCGAAGGAACTGGAGGCCCGGATTCGCTGCGTGATGCGCCGCGCCAGCACCAGCCAAGCCGGCGGTGGCAGCGGTGGTGGTTCAGCCGCCAATGTGGTGGTGGTGGGTGATCTGAGTGTGGATTTCAACCGCCGTCAGGCCTTCCGCGCCGAGGAACGCATCCGCCTCACCGGCATGGAATTCAACCTGCTGGAGCTGTTAATCAGCCGCTCCGGCGAGCCAATCAGCCGTCTCGACATGCTCGAGAAGGTGTGGGGCTACAAGCCAGAGCGCTCCTCCGACAGCCGGGTGGTGGATGTGCACATCTCACGGCTGCGGGCCAAGCTGGAACACGATCCCGAAAACCCTGAGCTGATCCTCACCGCCCGGGGAATGGGATACATGTTCCAGCGCATTGCCCAGGCGGTGAAGGTGGGCTGA
- a CDS encoding DUF4912 domain-containing protein has product MAPAPAPVNTHVVFLPRDPQWAYCFWAISDSDREKARQAGATSLCLRVADVTGLAADQSHPHALQELVVDNHASEWFLPVPVDGRDYRVELGFRLRNGGWYSLAFSAVAQVPALEPSQRVADAFVPFSLDQPQQFAMPEQGGGGGVQHEQVYQIATAAGLRSRRVGSEVLHEGDAGQQGLLNDSGAGVWASGRSESGSGLVRQRSFWLVADAELIVYGATDPSASLFIGDQQVALSADGTFRVHVPFRDGQQLYPIRAVAADGEQERSIRLEFERRTPEARVNTREDAVAEWF; this is encoded by the coding sequence ATGGCGCCCGCACCGGCTCCTGTGAACACCCACGTGGTGTTTCTGCCCCGCGATCCCCAGTGGGCTTACTGCTTCTGGGCGATTAGCGACAGCGACCGCGAGAAGGCCCGTCAGGCCGGTGCCACCAGCCTGTGTCTGCGGGTGGCCGATGTGACTGGCTTGGCCGCGGATCAATCCCACCCCCATGCGCTCCAGGAGTTGGTGGTGGACAACCACGCCAGCGAGTGGTTCCTGCCGGTGCCCGTGGATGGGCGCGACTACCGGGTGGAGCTCGGCTTCCGCCTCCGCAATGGTGGTTGGTATTCCCTGGCGTTTTCAGCCGTGGCTCAGGTGCCGGCCCTCGAGCCGAGCCAGCGGGTGGCCGATGCGTTTGTGCCCTTCAGCCTCGACCAACCCCAGCAGTTCGCCATGCCGGAGCAAGGCGGTGGGGGCGGCGTGCAGCACGAGCAGGTGTATCAGATCGCCACGGCGGCAGGGCTGCGCAGCCGCCGGGTGGGTTCCGAGGTGCTGCATGAAGGCGATGCTGGCCAGCAGGGCCTCCTCAACGACTCGGGCGCCGGCGTGTGGGCCAGCGGCCGCAGTGAATCCGGCAGTGGCCTGGTGCGTCAGCGCTCCTTCTGGCTCGTTGCCGACGCGGAATTGATTGTGTATGGCGCCACCGACCCCAGCGCCAGCCTGTTCATCGGTGATCAGCAGGTGGCGCTGTCGGCTGACGGCACTTTCCGGGTGCACGTGCCGTTCCGCGATGGCCAGCAGCTCTATCCGATCCGTGCGGTTGCTGCCGATGGCGAGCAGGAGCGTTCGATTCGCCTCGAGTTTGAGCGCCGCACCCCCGAAGCGCGTGTGAACACCCGCGAAGACGCCGTGGCCGAGTGGTTCTGA